In one window of Cryptococcus depauperatus CBS 7841 chromosome 3, complete sequence DNA:
- a CDS encoding gamma-glutamyltransferase translates to MSFTSRSPHPITVVNGTETTPLLSPSSLEAGTLASTEEPPAPSWKIWKHSPFRRVQFADRDDYIPPSVQSNESYTEPDPMENGGEHWSGVGQQQDRMGRWLMYCLLVLLGMVIGAIFSRPWANNKELGNGPMVPPVWTLPPPTGLPRNQAYLINATTAAVAAEDATCSNLGLSILRDRNGSAVDAAITSTLCIGLLNAFSSGIGGGGFMVVRIPEHHTVTRKLLQDAGFEGELEDGRIVALDFRETSPAKSNKWMHGSKEKGRASAQIGGLAVAVPGELRGLEVAHKLYGTLPWKDVVMPVAQLAKGWFVSRELAKRLRLYGQFMLSSPTWSSVYAPRGSLLVEGDFIQRINYGKTLEIIADKGASAFYEGEIAESSIETIVKAGGIMSLEDLKAFKALSYPAIHSTFMSKQIYSTSAPSSGGVMLGLLNILETLQITENGGLRNPLNVHRFIEAIKFAFGARSWITDPAFAEDSRKINEIYTKEWANKVRGKISDNNTHSGDYYGLQYDTPIDHGTTHVSVVDQWGGAASVTSTVNLIWGSHVMDPRTGIIFNDEQDDFAIPGAPDAFGLWPSPWNYPAPGKKPLSSIAPSIILEYPSNSSASSLFAVIGGSGGSRIFSSIAQVLVNLLSGMNVSESIEAYRVHNQIVPDITTLEVGPESVDQNLIDDLKSRGQKIGEIDVNIGISEVQAIVRQHGMIFASSDSRKNGVAAGY, encoded by the exons ATGTCCTTCACTAGTCGCTCTCCTCATCCAATTACAGTAGTAAATGGTACGGAAACGACCCCTCTATTGTCACCTTCCAGTCTTGAAGCGGGTACCCTTGCTTCCACAGAAGAACCTCCTGCACCATCATGGAAAATATGGAAACATTCCCCCTTCCGTCGAGTACAATTTGCAGATCGTGACGACTATATTCCTCCCTCTGTACAATCAAACGAGAGCTATACAGAGCCGGACCCTATGGAGAATGGCGGCGAACACTGGTCTGGTGTAGGGCAGCAACAAGATAGAATGGGACGATGGTTAATGTATTGTCTGTTGGTGTTGCTAGGGATGGTAATAGGAGCCATATTTTCTAGGCCTTGGGCTAACAATAAAGAATTGGGCAACGGGCCTATGGTTCCTCCTGTCTGGACATTACCTCCT CCCACAGGTCTTCCAAGGAATCAAGCGTATCTCATCAATGCAACAACAGCAGCTGTCGCTGCAGAAGATGCGACTTGTTCAAATCTCGGTTTGTCTATTTTGCGGGACAGAAATGGGTCAGCAGTCGACGCTGCCATCACATCCACCTTGTGTATTGGCCTACTCaatgctttttcttcaggtattggtggtggaggtttcATGGTTGTTCGCATACCGGAGCATCACACGGTCACAAGGAAACTTCTTCAAGATGCGGGATTTGAGGGCGAGCTTGAGGACGGAAGGATTGTGGCATTGGACTTTAGAGAGACAAGCCCTGCCAAGAGCAATAAATGGATGCATGGGAGTAAGGAGAAAGGACGGGCATCTGCTCAGATAGGAGGATTGGCTGTAGCTGTGCCAGGAGAATTGAGAGGGCTGGAGGTTG CTCACAAGCTTTACGGAACACTTCCATGGAAAGATGTAGTTATGCCTGTCGCTCAGTTGGCAAAAGGCTGGTTCGTATCCAGGGAGCTTGCCAAACGTCTACGA CTGTACGGTCAATTCATGCTTTCTTCGCCGACGTGGTCGTCTGTCTACGCTCCTAGAGGATCATTGCTTGTAGAAGGCGACTTTATCCAAAGAATTAATTATGGCAAGACTCTAGAAATTATAGCAGACAAGGGCGCAAGTGCTTTCTATGAGGGAGAAATCGCGGAAAGTAGCATAGAGACCATCGTCAAAGCTGGAGGAATCATGTCTCTAGAAGAT TTGAAAGCCTTCAAAGCTTTATCCTATCCGGCAATTCATTCCACCTTCATGTCCAAACAAATTTATTCCACGTCTGCTCCTTCATCGGGTGGTGTCATGCTCGGCcttctcaacattcttgaAACTCTTCAAATCACTGAGAATGGTGGACTCCGGAATCCCTTAAATGTGCATAGATTCATCGAAGCAATAAAATTTGCTTTCGGAGCCCGATCCTGGATTACTGATCCTGCTTTTGCAGAAGATAGTAGAAAAATAAACGAGATATACACAAAAGAGTGGGCTAACAAAGTCAGAGGAAAAATAAGCGAT AACAACACTCACTCAGGAGATTACTACGGCTTACAGTATGATACTCCAATAGACCACGGAACTACTCATGTGAGCGTGGTCGACCAGTGGGGAGGCGCTGCCAGTGTGACATCAACG GTCAATCTCATTTGGGGAAGTCATGTCATGGATCCCAGAACTGGCATCATATTCAACGATGAGCAAG ATGACTTTGCCATACCTGGTGCGCCAGATGCATTTGGCCTTTGGCCAAGCCCTTGGAATTATCCAGCCCCCGGCAAAAA GCCACTTTCATCTATAGCACcttccatcatcctcgAATACccttcaaactcatccGCTTCAAGTCTCTTTGCAGTGATAGGCGGTTCGGGTGGATCCCgtatcttttcttccattgCTCAAGTCCTTGTGAATCTCCTGTCTGGTATGAATGTTTCAGAATCTATTGAGGCATATCGAGTACATAACCAGATAGTGCCTGATATAACTACTCTGGAGGTTGGGCCGGAAAGCGTTGACCAAAATCTTATTGACGATCTCAAAAGTAGAGGACAAAAGATTGGGGAGATCGATGTGAATATTGGTATATCTGAAG TACAAGCCATTGTGAGACAACACGGCATGATATTTGCTTCGAGTGACTCTAGGAAGAACGGGGTTGCTGCAGGTTATTAG